The DNA window GAAGTAAATAGCGAAATTGGTAAAAAACTCGAACATCAACCTTCTTGGAGAGAATATATCCTTGCTTATAACTGCGAGCTTTATGAGGCTCTTAATGCAATCGGTACTTGGAAATGGTGGAAACATAGTCATGTTATTGAAAAAGATCGTGTCCTCGATGAAGTTGCAGATTGCTTTGCTTTCATTTTAAGTGCTTTCTTAAGTATTGAGCCAGAAACGCGCCTGAACCTCATGATTAACTTTGCAAGCCGCTATGTTGACTTCAGACATCAATTCCTTGACGATTATAAAGATAATTTAGATCAACTTGTTCGAGATCTTATCGTTTTTGTGGGTACTGCAAGTGAACTTCAAGGAGATGAACATCTTACATCTCTTGATAGTTTTGCACTCTTGCTTATCATCACTGAAATTGCCCTAAGAGATGAAAATATTGATTGGGACGACTTTATTTATTACTATAAGAGAAAAAGTAAAGTTAATATCAAGCGTCAAAAGGAAAATTATTAGTTAGAAGGGCCGCTTGGCCCTTCTTTTTCTCATATAAATTTGACTTTTTACTAAAACTATTATATAATATTTATATAAAAACAAAAAGGTGGTAAGAATATATATGAATATAGGAACTTATAGTAGTCTCCATAATCACACAGAATATTCGAATTTAAAACTTATCGATAGTATTAACAGAAGCGAAAGTTTGATAAAAT is part of the Methanobrevibacter sp. genome and encodes:
- a CDS encoding dUTP diphosphatase, translated to EVNSEIGKKLEHQPSWREYILAYNCELYEALNAIGTWKWWKHSHVIEKDRVLDEVADCFAFILSAFLSIEPETRLNLMINFASRYVDFRHQFLDDYKDNLDQLVRDLIVFVGTASELQGDEHLTSLDSFALLLIITEIALRDENIDWDDFIYYYKRKSKVNIKRQKENY